A single window of Flavobacterium aestivum DNA harbors:
- a CDS encoding ATP-binding protein, with translation MSQHKYENIKKHEAVPPAGSMIESLRDLGYSPETAAADIIDNAIFARAKNIWIDFKWNGKLSKVSFRDDGKGMNEDELIQAMRPGSQSPSIKREVNDLGRFGLGLKTASFSQCRLFTVLSRKKNTPITYWRWDLDYTTDPNTAGWTILNMADEEDIELTNNMEEGSIVVWQNLDRIIETNKKEISEDEFYNVAEKVKRHIEMIFHRYLETGKIKIIFNEIQVNGWDPFLKGEAATQPFPEELLENGSVKVKAYVLPHRSKLEEDVWIENEERGGWDTLQGFYIYRNERLLLAADWLGITRKKSHYKLARIMIDLPNHLDQDWQIDIKKSRARPPLSSRQRLKAIAMATMTQAEQVFRHRGKQIQRSLSTDFSFVWNEVVKNERYFFRINQDHPVIAAQIAKFPEKKKEIQKLIRIIEETVPGPIIIAKENEYPDSMVRPFEKTPSEEIVSLMKELFIGWIKQGFNSDIAKRKLLTTEPFSDYPQLIETLTDE, from the coding sequence ATGTCTCAACATAAATATGAAAATATAAAAAAGCATGAAGCGGTTCCCCCAGCAGGCTCAATGATTGAAAGTTTGCGGGATCTTGGATATTCTCCAGAAACAGCGGCAGCAGACATCATTGACAATGCTATTTTTGCCCGGGCTAAAAACATTTGGATTGACTTTAAATGGAATGGTAAACTTTCAAAAGTTAGCTTTCGAGATGATGGTAAAGGTATGAATGAAGACGAATTGATTCAAGCAATGCGACCTGGAAGCCAAAGTCCTTCAATAAAAAGAGAAGTCAATGATTTAGGACGTTTCGGATTAGGTCTTAAAACTGCTTCATTTTCACAGTGTCGTCTTTTTACAGTACTTTCGAGAAAAAAAAATACTCCCATTACTTATTGGCGGTGGGATCTTGATTATACCACTGATCCTAATACCGCAGGTTGGACAATTCTTAATATGGCAGACGAAGAAGATATTGAACTTACCAATAATATGGAAGAAGGTTCAATTGTAGTATGGCAAAATTTAGATCGAATCATTGAAACTAATAAAAAAGAGATTTCTGAAGATGAATTTTATAATGTCGCTGAAAAAGTGAAAAGACATATAGAAATGATCTTTCATCGATATTTAGAAACCGGAAAAATAAAAATAATATTCAATGAAATACAAGTCAATGGATGGGATCCTTTTTTGAAAGGTGAAGCTGCAACCCAACCTTTCCCTGAAGAATTATTAGAAAACGGTTCTGTAAAAGTTAAAGCATATGTATTACCTCATAGATCAAAACTTGAAGAAGATGTTTGGATTGAAAATGAAGAAAGAGGTGGTTGGGATACTTTACAAGGTTTTTACATTTACAGAAATGAAAGATTACTTCTTGCTGCTGACTGGCTTGGCATAACCCGTAAAAAATCACACTATAAATTGGCCAGGATAATGATTGATTTACCAAATCATCTTGATCAAGACTGGCAAATTGATATAAAAAAATCCAGAGCCCGTCCTCCACTATCATCAAGGCAGCGTCTTAAAGCAATTGCTATGGCTACAATGACTCAAGCTGAGCAAGTATTTAGACATCGTGGCAAACAAATTCAACGTTCCCTATCAACAGATTTTTCATTTGTATGGAATGAGGTGGTAAAAAACGAACGTTATTTTTTCAGAATCAACCAGGATCATCCTGTTATTGCTGCACAAATAGCAAAATTTCCGGAAAAGAAAAAAGAGATTCAAAAACTAATCAGAATTATTGAAGAAACAGTTCCTGGACCTATTATTATAGCAAAGGAAAATGAGTATCCTGATAGTATGGTACGCCCTTTTGAAAAAACACCATCTGAAGAAATTGTTTCCTTGATGAAAGAATTATTTATTGGATGGATAAAACAAGGTTTTAATAGTGATATTGCAAAAAGAAAATTATTGACTACAGAGCCTTTTAGCGATTATCCACAACTAATAGAAACATTAACAGATGAGTGA
- a CDS encoding Z1 domain-containing protein translates to MSDKSILEQAQKICRNLLDMDPPETVEKIKEAIKKVSQILPLENADQEELLVRLIEVTGITQEIPRILDNEKVEPWIIDKWSRTADNRRFWRRYQSYLADDKKIAPKVISRLDDLTDNILDRLADPDAHDEFDKRGLVVGHVQSGKTSNYVGLITKAADAGYKLIIVLAGIHSSLRSQTQLRIDEGFLGYDTETSRSFSQTTNRIGVGRLNPNVPAHSLTSSALNGDFHRNVAETINLYLKGSDPVIVVIKKNNAVLKNLIEWLSAKVGEDVSGTDHKIINDLPMLLIDDEADNASINISKSNVSSINGSIRALLCLFRKSAYVGYTATPYANVFIPIPKDDKEPGKGLKIVLKNKDYPVGEDLFPRDFIVNIPPPSNYIGPEKFFGIISEDQQYDNASDEEDGTVQDPLPIHLYEPINDYQPKDYYDSELSRENIRGTNFNYIPDGHKKDDAKPQELPNTLKKAIKYFILSCAARRVRGQINVHNSMLVHVTRFVDWQNHIALKVEEELLRFKNRIEFRDPDFLAQLKELWEHDFIPKTQEILTLPELSDSGITPIHWNELEKELLPAVTKIRVRAVHGSKLLGGLEQDNIQPLDYYENNKKGLSVIAVGGNKLSRGLTLEGLTISYYLRASKMYDTLMQMGRWFGYRPGYLDLCRLFTTGDLVSHYKHITAATEEMRAEFDRMWLLKRKPRNYGLKVRAHTGVLTITASNRFQYRKMMEFGFSGNLEETWQFDKTRKDLFEKNHSITQRLIEKLGPPNGVANESKHLKKQSFVWQGRNNFKEIIEYLIDYQSSQPSFHTGLLKDYIEKQAKNNKLVNWTIALITNNSANEDNQVYYGEQKVGLSFRKDDAEETSSYYELTKAHIIGNFHEYIDLNNDQLEKAFDETIKDKIENGKEAQTEHPSPLRIRKNREETNALLLIYPLTSKLREEEPPYSDVPIIGLAISFPYIEDEEKVLYAVNEVFQEQLYDYPEELDIDDIDPDEDDSEKNNSNWRNSLLSEKTFKNLIENSYQNVLKETDFQSGLVPYYPGNDELNEVLKSRTNVILPTDKALGITSIPFYAEKEIQQFYLNDSTSVVTKTDQEITENGPFIVGLKRSKYVTFCYHDQPATFSDSCWVIRPEPAKARYLSALFNSTLFGAWVRINGEQKKDIYFIKNEVLYRFPLVYPEEHQLWVYDNLYELLVSAGRNEQTLGTGTIRSYFAAMLDALIFCTYFLESMQQEKKVLYDSLESIIPKELPIKEKRAALAEELFKVLYDRDHPVRKTVYYLDTHEKVKKIKAVFIQ, encoded by the coding sequence ATGAGTGATAAATCTATCCTTGAGCAAGCACAGAAAATATGCCGAAATCTCCTAGATATGGATCCACCGGAAACAGTCGAAAAAATAAAGGAGGCTATTAAGAAAGTAAGTCAGATACTTCCTCTGGAGAATGCTGATCAAGAAGAACTACTTGTCAGATTGATCGAAGTAACTGGAATAACTCAAGAAATACCACGCATACTTGATAATGAAAAGGTTGAACCATGGATAATTGATAAATGGTCTCGAACTGCAGACAATAGAAGGTTTTGGCGACGATACCAATCTTATCTTGCAGATGACAAAAAAATAGCACCAAAAGTCATATCACGTCTTGATGATTTGACAGACAATATTCTTGATAGATTGGCTGATCCTGATGCTCACGATGAGTTTGATAAAAGAGGACTTGTAGTAGGACATGTTCAATCAGGAAAGACTTCTAATTACGTTGGACTAATTACAAAAGCAGCTGATGCAGGTTACAAATTGATTATTGTACTTGCCGGTATTCATAGTTCACTTCGTAGTCAAACACAATTACGTATTGATGAAGGGTTTTTAGGTTATGATACTGAAACAAGTCGTAGTTTTAGCCAAACGACAAATCGCATAGGTGTAGGACGACTCAATCCCAATGTTCCAGCCCATTCACTAACAAGCAGTGCACTTAATGGTGATTTTCATAGAAATGTAGCTGAAACAATTAATTTATATCTCAAAGGAAGTGATCCAGTTATTGTTGTAATCAAGAAAAATAATGCAGTATTAAAAAATCTAATAGAATGGTTATCCGCTAAGGTTGGAGAAGATGTTTCTGGAACAGATCACAAAATAATCAATGATCTTCCGATGCTACTGATCGATGATGAAGCAGATAATGCCTCTATAAATATAAGTAAAAGTAATGTTTCTTCAATTAACGGTTCCATTCGAGCATTATTATGTTTATTCAGAAAAAGTGCTTATGTAGGATATACTGCAACTCCTTATGCAAATGTATTTATTCCAATTCCCAAAGATGACAAAGAACCTGGAAAAGGATTGAAAATTGTGCTCAAAAATAAAGATTATCCAGTCGGAGAAGATTTATTTCCAAGGGATTTCATTGTTAATATTCCTCCGCCTTCAAACTATATAGGTCCGGAGAAATTTTTCGGAATTATTAGTGAAGATCAACAATATGACAATGCATCTGATGAAGAAGACGGGACTGTACAAGACCCATTACCAATTCATTTATATGAACCGATTAATGATTATCAGCCAAAGGATTATTACGATAGTGAATTAAGCAGAGAAAATATTAGAGGAACCAATTTTAATTACATTCCGGATGGACATAAAAAAGATGATGCAAAACCTCAAGAATTACCTAATACTTTAAAAAAAGCTATTAAATATTTTATCCTGTCCTGTGCAGCACGAAGAGTAAGGGGGCAGATCAATGTACATAATTCCATGCTGGTACATGTTACTCGTTTTGTCGATTGGCAAAATCATATTGCTTTAAAAGTTGAAGAGGAACTTTTACGTTTTAAAAACAGGATTGAATTTAGAGATCCTGACTTTTTGGCCCAGTTGAAAGAATTATGGGAACATGATTTTATTCCTAAAACACAGGAAATATTAACACTTCCAGAATTGAGTGATTCAGGAATAACACCGATCCACTGGAATGAATTAGAAAAAGAATTACTTCCTGCTGTGACAAAGATCAGAGTACGAGCTGTACACGGGTCTAAATTACTTGGAGGATTGGAACAAGATAATATACAACCTCTTGATTATTATGAAAATAATAAAAAAGGACTTTCAGTAATTGCTGTTGGTGGAAATAAACTATCTCGTGGCCTCACATTAGAGGGATTAACAATAAGCTACTACCTAAGGGCTTCCAAAATGTATGATACTCTTATGCAAATGGGACGTTGGTTTGGATATCGCCCAGGTTATCTGGATTTATGTCGCTTATTTACAACAGGAGATTTGGTAAGTCATTACAAGCACATTACAGCAGCAACCGAAGAAATGAGGGCAGAATTTGATCGTATGTGGCTACTAAAAAGAAAACCACGTAATTATGGTTTGAAAGTTAGAGCACACACTGGAGTCCTAACGATTACTGCGTCCAATAGATTCCAATATAGAAAAATGATGGAATTTGGTTTTTCAGGTAATCTAGAAGAAACCTGGCAATTTGACAAAACCCGAAAGGATCTTTTCGAAAAAAATCACTCAATCACTCAACGATTAATTGAGAAACTTGGCCCTCCAAATGGGGTTGCTAATGAAAGTAAACATCTTAAGAAACAATCTTTTGTTTGGCAAGGTCGAAATAATTTCAAAGAGATTATTGAATACCTTATAGATTATCAATCGTCACAGCCATCTTTCCACACAGGATTGCTTAAGGATTATATAGAAAAGCAAGCTAAAAATAATAAACTTGTCAATTGGACAATTGCTTTAATAACAAATAACAGTGCTAATGAAGATAATCAAGTCTATTATGGGGAGCAGAAAGTAGGACTTTCTTTTCGTAAAGATGATGCAGAAGAAACATCTTCTTACTATGAATTGACTAAAGCTCACATTATAGGTAACTTTCACGAATACATTGATTTAAATAATGATCAACTAGAAAAAGCATTTGATGAAACCATTAAAGATAAGATTGAAAATGGCAAGGAGGCACAAACTGAACATCCTAGTCCTTTACGTATTCGAAAAAATCGAGAGGAAACTAACGCATTATTACTTATTTACCCCTTGACCTCAAAACTTCGTGAGGAAGAACCTCCATATAGCGATGTTCCGATTATAGGTCTGGCAATCAGCTTCCCATATATTGAAGATGAAGAAAAGGTTCTTTATGCAGTAAATGAGGTCTTTCAAGAACAATTGTACGATTATCCTGAAGAGTTGGATATTGATGATATAGATCCTGATGAAGACGACTCGGAGAAAAATAATTCAAACTGGAGAAATTCTCTATTAAGTGAAAAAACATTCAAAAACCTAATTGAAAATAGTTATCAGAATGTTTTAAAGGAAACTGATTTTCAAAGCGGCTTGGTACCATATTATCCTGGAAATGATGAATTAAATGAGGTTCTTAAGTCACGTACAAATGTGATATTACCTACTGACAAAGCATTAGGGATAACCTCTATACCATTTTATGCAGAGAAAGAAATACAGCAATTTTACTTAAATGATTCTACTTCGGTTGTCACTAAAACAGATCAAGAAATCACAGAAAATGGTCCATTTATAGTCGGCTTAAAGCGTTCAAAATATGTTACATTTTGTTATCATGATCAACCTGCTACCTTTTCAGATAGTTGCTGGGTGATACGTCCTGAACCGGCAAAGGCGAGATATCTGTCTGCATTATTCAATTCAACTCTTTTCGGGGCTTGGGTAAGAATCAATGGGGAACAGAAAAAGGATATTTATTTCATTAAGAATGAAGTTCTTTACAGATTTCCGCTTGTTTATCCTGAAGAACATCAATTGTGGGTGTATGATAACTTGTATGAATTACTGGTTTCAGCAGGACGTAATGAGCAAACTCTTGGCACAGGTACTATTAGGTCTTATTTTGCTGCCATGCTTGATGCTTTGATTTTCTGCACATATTTTCTGGAATCTATGCAGCAAGAAAAGAAAGTGTTATATGATTCACTGGAATCTATTATTCCAAAAGAATTGCCAATAAAAGAAAAAAGAGCCGCTTTAGCAGAAGAATTATTTAAAGTACTTTATGATAGAGATCATCCTGTACGTAAAACTGTTTACTATCTCGATACTCACGAAAAAGTAAAAAAGATAAAAGCCGTATTTATCCAATAA
- a CDS encoding AAA family ATPase, with the protein MKISKITINNYRAFYNEIKESNSKYFINLTGGKNLLIYGENGSGKSSFYKALNDLFRSSVEPGYHFTENVFSRELELEEQPFIEVDFKRGKEEKTFTFSKDLHRINVNDELLRSVARGRSFMTYRELLRVHFIQDYQVNLFDFLFGQDGILADLTTPVYSRPETHLKMNALLEIVRTKPDEINLRDFTQSTNQILTDLNETLNYLLRYFDRSMKVSFSQLTEESLSGGHPEIKVNVSYFGIDLNLQREQYHHFLNEARLSALAVCIFLAAHLSVPSPDYKVLFLDDIFTGLDNSNRIPLLDILTDPIIQGTMTKTFTDHQIFLTTYDRQWYELAKNHLENNKWSFQEMYIDRHSKGFDHPAWLPGDNDIEKALHYFRIKQYASCANYQRKICERLIKKFLPDSKKYDPMPSGEIKPIDQLGTLIDRFENHLTENKLDFSPYSKIRLCLRAFMNPLSHDDNDSPFYRRELELGFELIKKLQVLKNEICFKKGQVIRTIQKNGESGDEFQYDFEIQNTVWLISTENEKAISQIVASPIKRISLQDNKDERLGYPPETLEKNLKKIRHYLKNSETVEPNDSFEWEKDGQWKFLNSLLNTKTE; encoded by the coding sequence ATGAAAATTAGCAAAATCACTATCAATAATTACAGAGCTTTCTACAATGAAATAAAAGAATCAAATTCTAAGTACTTCATCAATCTTACAGGAGGAAAAAATCTGCTAATTTATGGTGAAAACGGGAGTGGAAAAAGTTCATTTTATAAAGCATTAAATGATCTCTTCAGGTCATCAGTCGAACCTGGTTATCACTTTACTGAGAATGTTTTTTCCAGAGAACTTGAATTAGAAGAACAGCCATTTATAGAGGTTGATTTTAAAAGAGGAAAAGAAGAAAAAACTTTTACTTTTTCTAAAGATTTACATCGAATAAATGTAAATGATGAACTCCTTCGCTCAGTAGCTAGAGGTAGAAGCTTTATGACTTATCGGGAATTATTGCGTGTTCACTTTATTCAAGACTATCAGGTTAATCTATTTGATTTTTTATTTGGTCAAGATGGTATTTTAGCAGATCTTACCACCCCCGTTTATTCAAGGCCTGAAACGCATTTGAAAATGAATGCATTACTTGAAATCGTTCGAACAAAACCAGATGAAATAAACCTTAGAGATTTCACCCAAAGTACCAATCAAATACTGACAGATCTTAATGAAACATTGAATTATCTACTTAGATATTTTGATCGTTCAATGAAAGTCTCCTTTTCTCAACTTACTGAAGAATCTTTAAGTGGAGGACATCCAGAGATAAAAGTCAACGTATCGTATTTTGGCATAGATTTGAATCTACAAAGAGAGCAATATCATCACTTTCTAAATGAAGCTCGTCTATCCGCTTTGGCAGTGTGCATATTTTTAGCAGCACATCTATCTGTTCCTTCACCCGATTACAAGGTACTTTTTTTAGATGATATCTTTACAGGATTAGACAACTCTAACCGAATTCCTCTGTTAGATATACTGACTGATCCAATTATTCAAGGAACTATGACAAAAACCTTCACCGATCATCAGATTTTTTTAACTACTTATGATCGGCAATGGTATGAATTAGCTAAAAACCATTTAGAAAACAATAAATGGTCTTTTCAGGAAATGTATATTGATAGACATTCAAAAGGATTTGACCATCCGGCATGGTTACCGGGGGATAATGACATTGAGAAAGCTTTGCATTATTTTCGAATTAAACAATATGCCTCATGTGCTAATTATCAACGTAAAATTTGTGAAAGATTAATCAAGAAATTTCTTCCGGATAGTAAAAAATATGACCCAATGCCTTCAGGAGAAATAAAACCAATAGATCAATTGGGTACTCTTATAGATCGGTTTGAAAATCATCTTACAGAAAATAAACTTGATTTTTCTCCTTATTCCAAAATTAGACTCTGCCTTCGTGCATTTATGAATCCACTTTCTCATGATGATAATGACAGCCCTTTTTATCGCAGAGAGCTGGAACTTGGATTTGAATTAATTAAAAAACTTCAAGTTCTCAAAAATGAAATCTGTTTCAAAAAAGGGCAAGTTATTAGAACTATTCAAAAAAATGGTGAATCAGGAGATGAATTCCAATACGACTTCGAAATACAAAATACCGTATGGTTAATTTCAACAGAAAATGAAAAAGCTATAAGTCAAATAGTTGCGTCACCAATTAAAAGAATATCATTACAAGACAATAAAGATGAGCGTTTGGGTTATCCTCCTGAAACATTGGAAAAGAACCTAAAAAAGATTCGCCATTATCTAAAAAATAGTGAAACAGTGGAACCAAATGACTCATTTGAATGGGAAAAAGATGGCCAATGGAAATTTTTAAATTCATTACTAAACACAAAAACTGAATAA